In Pan troglodytes isolate AG18354 chromosome 20, NHGRI_mPanTro3-v2.0_pri, whole genome shotgun sequence, the genomic window TATGAACTAGCTTAATCCCCTTAACCTCCAGGCGGACActattataatccccattttagagaCGAGAATGATGAGGCATTCTCTGAATTAAGTAACTTGTCAAAAGTCACAATACTGGGTGGAGCTTGGATTCGAACTCAGGCAGTGGGTCACCCGCGGCAGGCGCGGGCTTTGGGTCGAGCCAGGGGCATTAGGTGAGGAGAGGCATTAGGCGAGGAGAACTCAGCATTCAGACCCGGCTCCCACTCTCACCCCGGCATGCAGACCGATGGAAGAGGCTAGTGGTCTGCTGGGAAGGGAGGTGGCCCGCGTAGCGTCCCCTCCCTCGCTGAGCCTCAGCCACCCCTCCCAGGGATGGTGCGCCCCCAACGTGGTCGGGAGATACACCCAGCTACCAATTCGGGACCAGGACCAAGAGGACCGGACCCGCCTCCCTGGACCTCGGACCTGATGGGGCCACGACCCCTGCGCTTCTCTCCTCCGCCTGTCCCTCCCACCTGTGCTCAAAATAAACCTCTGGACTGACTGGCTAAGTTCTGGTGCAGTCAGTGAGCGCGCAACGTGCGGGGTGGGGGATAGGTGGGGAGGCTTGGGGAGAAAGCTGGGAGCAGGACTTGGGGGGTATTCCTGAGAAATCGTGACTTAGAGGGGTGGAGCCTGGGGACGGGGCCCATATGCCCATATACCCGTGTGCACTCCCAGGCCATGGGAGACTGTAGGGCGTTTTGTCTCAAACAGAAAGCGAcacccggccgggcgcggtggctcccgcctgtaatcccagcacattgggaggccgaggtgggtggatcacttgaggtcaggagttccagaccagcgtggccgacatggtgaaaccctgtccctactaaaaaaagtaacaaaaaaagaattagcagggcgtagtggcgcgtgcttataatcccagctgctggggtggctgaggcaggagaatcgcttgaacccaggaggcggaggttgcagtgagccattgcactgcagcctgggcaacaagagcaaaaatctgtcttaaaaaaaaaaaaagcggcacCCAACCCCACAAGCGTAAGTTTAAAATAaaccctccccctccctcctctccttacCCGGACACCTGCCCATCTGCCTCCTGCGATCTTTCTCAAGCCAGGCCTTCTCCGCTCTCCATTACCCCCGCCCGGACCCTGCCCTAGCTCCGCTCCGACCTTCTGCCTCTGCTCCAGTTCCGTCCTGGTCTGGACTTCGCCCTCCTCTTAGATTGTCAGTCTAGTCTAGAGCTCCTTAAATCCCTCCTGCCCGAGCTCCACTCCACCTTACACAGACAAGAGTGGGACTATCAGCCCCAgtctacagaggaggaaactgaggctcggcaAGGCTAAATCACTTGCTCAAAGTCCCCAGGCCTGTCTGACCCCAGAGCCCAGGCTCTTGACCGACTGGATCTTCGGACTTGACCTTTCGGCCAGAACCCACCCCTCTGCGAGAAGCAAAGCACACAGTAGTAGCTTCATGAGTTAGTCCAGCAACAGAGGGAGGGCATGGGATCCAAGGTGTCGTCTCCACTTCACGAATGAGATAAAGTGCAGGCTGAGGGTCTCCTTCGCCCCGCCCAGTTCCGGTGCCGATCTCCCCTTCACTTCCATTGGGGCGGTTCCCCGGGCCTCCAAAAGCGAAGCCACGCCTCCACGCGCGTCCGCCTCCGCGCGGTGTTTTCTGACCTCGGCGGCCCCCGTAGCTCCGCCCATCGGAGACGCGACCTTACAGCGCCTGCCTCTTTCTGAGCGGCATGAAGCCACCTCCCAGGCGGCGAGCGGCCCCGGCGCGCTATCTGGGCGAGGTGACCGGTCCCGCGACCTGGAGCGCTCGCGAGAAGCGGCAGCTAGTGCGACTCCTGCAGGCGCGGCAGGGCCAGCCGGAGCCGGACGCCGCCGAGCTGGCCCGGGAGCTGCGGGGCCGGAgcgaggctgaggtgagatgcgGTTCTCGGGACCGGAGCCAGGCTGGAGGCGGGGCTGGGGTGGGGCGGAGAGTGGGCGGGGCCAGGAATGTAAGCCAGCGGGGGCGTGGCGTGGGGCTGAGTGGCGGGGCGTTAGTGGGTGAGCCTGGGCGGGGTGAGGGGCGGGGCGTGGACGGGAAGAGAAGACCTAGGGGCGGGGCGAGCTTGGGAGCTAGACGTGGGCGGGGCATAAGTGAAGCGGAGGGGCGGGGCGATGCCGGGGGCGGGGCGTGCGTGCCGCTGAGGTTTGGAGAGTGGGTGGGTGAGTTTGAGGGGCAGGACGAGCCTGGGGGCGGGGCGTGGGCGGGTTAATAGCAAGACTTAAGGGCGGGGCCCTTTTGGGAGTAAGGCGTGGGAGGGGCGTGGGCGGGATGAGGGCAAGCTTTAAAGGCGGGGCGAGCCTCGGGGTAATGCGTGGGTGGGGCGAGGGCTAAACGGGCGGAATGAACTGGGAGTAAGATGCTGCCGAGTCCGGGCGAAAAGCAACGCATGCCGTTGGACAGGATACGAGCTTGAAGTGAGAGGGAATAGAGAAGAGGGGACGAAGAAAGGAGTTGAACGGGGTGGTAGTCAGCATAGGGTTGGGCCCTGGCTGCGTGAAGGAGCCGGAACTGGCCTGGGCCTTACAACTTCCTTAGGTAGCTGGTCACGCTCTGGGTGGGGTAGGGGCCTTGGCAGTCACTGGGACTCCTAACACCGGGCCAGCAGGAGACTAAGGCGCAGTAGCGGGGCCCAGAGCATACAAGGGATTGGGCTTTGGCTTCTCTGCTGCAGCCCTGAGCTCATAGAAGCCTCATTCCGCCGCCTCTTTCCTTTCTAGATCCGGGTCTTCCTCCAGCAGCTCAAGGGCCGCGTAGCCCGGGAGGCCATTCAGAAAGTGCATCCGGGTGGCCTTCAGGGACCAAGGCGCCGGGAGgcacagcccccagcccccatcgAGGTGAGGCAGATGAACAGGGTGAGGCTGTCCAGGGCAGGTCCCTGGTGGGTAGGTGGGAGTTGCGGGGGATAACCTGATTAGGGGATCCCCAGGAGGAGCAGGGCTTGGGGGGCCCTTGTAGGCTGATCCCTGGGCTGACCCTGTATCTCTGGCTTCACTCAGGTCTGGACGGATCTGGCTGAGAAGATAACAGGGCCACTGGAAGAAGCCCTGGCAGTGGCCTTCTCGCAGGTACCGCCATTCCCCCAGGCAGGTCAGGGTGTCCCAGAGGACAGGGTCACATGGGCCGAACCATGTGAACCTGGGTCCTGGGCCCTTTTGCCAGCTCTGTGGACTCCGTCAGTCACTGGACACCTCGAGCCTCAGTGTTCCTGGCTCTGAGGCCATCTCTTGTCTGAGGAGCATCTTAGGGTGGCAGGGAGGATGGGGGAATGTGTAGACGGTGAGGAGACTTCCCAGCTCCCCTTCCTCCCTGATTGTTCTGCCTGCCAGGTGCTCACCATCGCGGCCACGGAACCGGTCACCCTCCTGCACTCCAAGCCCCCCAAGCCCACGCAGGCCCGTGGAAAGCCTTTGCTCCTGAGCGCCCCTGGAGGACAGGAAGACCCCGCCCCTGAAATACCTAGCTCTGCCCCTGCTGCACCTAGCTCCGCACCCAAGACTCCTGACCCTGCCCCTGAGAAACCTTCTGAGTCGTCGGCTGGTCCCTCCACTGAAGAAGACTTTGCTGTGGACTTTGAGAAGATCTACAAGTACTTGTCCTCTGTGTCCCGAAGTGGCCGCAGCCCCGAGCTCTCAGCAGCTGGTGAGAAGGGTGAGGGAGGGGGCAGGAGCAGAGGGATCAGGGGTCCCTGGCGGCAGGCAGGGGTGTCCCCTTACCCCTCTCCTCTATCCATCACTAGAGTCCGCTGTGGTCCTCGACCTGCTCATGTCACTTCCAGAGGAGCTGCCACTCCTGCCCTGCACAGCCCTGGTTGAGCATATGACGGAGACATACCTACGCCTGACAGCCCCCCAGCCCATTCCCGCTGGAGGGAGCCTGGGGCCTGCGGCAGAAGGGGATGGGGCTGGCTCCAAGGCACCAGAGGAGACCCCCCCAGCCACCGAGAAGGCCGAGCACAGCGAACTGAAATCGCCTTGGCAAGCAGCTGGGATCTGTCCCCTGAACCCGTTCCTGGTGCCCCTGGAGCTTCTGGGTCGGGCAGCTACCCCTGCCAGGTGAGGGGCATGGCGGGCAGGAGGCCACACCAGGCCCCCCGCCCTGCCCCTCGGTTCTGCTTGGCTGGCCCTGGCTCTTTCTGAGGATCCCGTCATGGGGGAAGGTCCTTGAGATGATGCTCAGCTGTGGGGCGGGCCTCTAAGATGCCCCATACTTTGGGGGTCTCAGAAATGGAACCCCCGTTGTACAGGGTTTGGGTGGGGGTTGCAGGACTCCACTCACAAGCCTCCTGATGTCAAGGACAGGCGGACAGGGCTGGCCTCCCCCAGTTCCCTAGTCCCACGGTGCCTTGTTGTCTGCTGGGGGGCCATAGCTGGCACTGCCCACCGTAAAGGCCCTCGCACATTTTCCCCGTTCCTGTACACCTCGGGGCCAGCATCCTCACCTTCTTCAACTGACCAGTCGTGGTTACTCCCTGCTGCCAGGTCCTTCCCCTTCCCGGGGGTATTCT contains:
- the SNAPC2 gene encoding snRNA-activating protein complex subunit 2 produces the protein MKPPPRRRAAPARYLGEVTGPATWSAREKRQLVRLLQARQGQPEPDAAELARELRGRSEAEIRVFLQQLKGRVAREAIQKVHPGGLQGPRRREAQPPAPIEVWTDLAEKITGPLEEALAVAFSQVLTIAATEPVTLLHSKPPKPTQARGKPLLLSAPGGQEDPAPEIPSSAPAAPSSAPKTPDPAPEKPSESSAGPSTEEDFAVDFEKIYKYLSSVSRSGRSPELSAAESAVVLDLLMSLPEELPLLPCTALVEHMTETYLRLTAPQPIPAGGSLGPAAEGDGAGSKAPEETPPATEKAEHSELKSPWQAAGICPLNPFLVPLELLGRAATPAR